In Methanomicrobium antiquum, one DNA window encodes the following:
- the hemB gene encoding porphobilinogen synthase: MFPERRLRRLRKRNLQPLFKETVLTKDDLIAPYFFDETITQKKPIDSMPGQYRYPVYQAGNIAEKLKKQGVRAMLLFGIPKEKDAAGTSAWIEDGVIQKAVFEIKSKVPEMVVITDVCACEYTDHGHCGIIGESCGGLKGDSLDLLNDESLDIMAQIAVSHAKAGCDIVAPSCMLDGMVMTIRDALDDEGFEEIPIMSYSTKFSSALYGPFRDAADSKMSFGDRSTYQMAYENPREAFLESKLDLMEGADILMVKPAGFYHDIINKVSSLGLPVAAYQVSGEYSMIKAASEKGWIDEKKIVMESLIAIKRAGADLIITYYAEDAARWIDEKK, from the coding sequence ATGTTCCCCGAGAGAAGACTTAGAAGATTAAGAAAAAGAAACCTTCAGCCATTGTTCAAAGAGACAGTGCTGACAAAAGATGACCTGATAGCGCCTTATTTTTTTGACGAGACAATAACCCAAAAAAAGCCTATTGATTCAATGCCCGGGCAATACAGATATCCTGTTTATCAGGCAGGTAATATTGCTGAAAAATTAAAAAAGCAAGGAGTCAGAGCTATGCTTTTGTTTGGAATTCCCAAAGAAAAGGATGCTGCTGGAACCTCGGCATGGATAGAAGACGGGGTAATACAAAAAGCAGTATTTGAAATTAAATCAAAAGTGCCTGAAATGGTTGTGATAACTGATGTTTGTGCATGTGAATATACAGATCACGGCCACTGTGGAATAATCGGTGAATCCTGTGGCGGCTTAAAAGGAGACAGTCTTGATCTTTTAAATGATGAATCACTGGATATTATGGCACAGATTGCAGTATCCCATGCAAAAGCCGGCTGTGATATTGTAGCACCGTCATGCATGCTTGATGGTATGGTTATGACTATAAGAGATGCTTTGGATGATGAAGGATTTGAGGAAATTCCAATAATGTCTTATTCAACAAAGTTTTCAAGTGCATTATACGGACCATTCAGGGATGCCGCTGACTCAAAGATGTCGTTTGGAGATCGCTCAACATATCAGATGGCGTATGAAAATCCAAGAGAAGCTTTTTTAGAGTCTAAACTTGATTTAATGGAAGGTGCTGATATCCTGATGGTCAAACCGGCCGGATTTTATCATGATATAATTAATAAGGTATCATCTCTTGGATTACCTGTTGCTGCATATCAGGTGAGCGGTGAATATTCGATGATAAAAGCTGCTTCTGAAAAAGGATGGATTGATGAGAAAAAAATTGTAATGGAAAGTCTGATTGCAATCAAACGTGCAGGTGCAGATTTGATTATTACATATTATGCAGAAGATGCAGCGAGGTGGATTGATGAAAAAAAGTAA
- the hemL gene encoding glutamate-1-semialdehyde 2,1-aminomutase, with the protein MKKSKSSELFDTAKNLMPGGVSSPVRAIKPYPFYTKKAGGSKIITEDDEILTDCCMAYGPLLLGHSPQCVKEAIRNQVEKGWIYGTPSETEIKLAKIIIRDYPSIDMCRFVSSGSEATMAAIRLARGFTKKKDIIKIEGGFHGAHDGVLIQAGSGATTMGVPDSAGVIPDIVSHTAQVPYNDLESLESIISKSDDIAAFIIEPVMGNVGPILPGDDYLQEVRKITKENDVLLICDEVICGYRVGIGGAQVKYNISPDLTTLGKIVGGGLPIGVFGGRRDIMEMVAPAGPVYQAGTFSGNPLSMSAGIAMLEYIHKNSLIYQKLDENTRIIHESIPKGHSCSFVRLGSMFKLFFRDSPPRNYIEAKQSDTQKFGEFWKKMLKEGIFLPPSQFETNFISSAHTDEDIEKIAGAYSRCL; encoded by the coding sequence ATGAAAAAAAGTAAAAGCAGTGAATTATTTGATACAGCAAAGAATCTGATGCCCGGTGGTGTCAGCAGTCCTGTGCGTGCGATAAAGCCGTACCCGTTTTATACAAAAAAAGCTGGTGGCTCAAAGATAATAACAGAAGACGATGAGATTTTAACAGATTGCTGTATGGCTTATGGTCCTCTTCTTTTAGGACACAGCCCGCAGTGTGTAAAAGAGGCAATTAGAAATCAGGTCGAAAAAGGCTGGATATATGGAACACCTTCTGAGACTGAGATAAAACTTGCAAAAATAATAATCCGGGATTATCCTTCAATTGATATGTGCAGGTTTGTTTCAAGTGGTTCTGAAGCAACAATGGCGGCAATAAGGCTGGCCCGTGGTTTTACTAAAAAGAAGGATATTATAAAGATTGAAGGCGGTTTTCATGGTGCACATGACGGAGTTTTGATACAGGCCGGTTCAGGTGCAACAACAATGGGCGTTCCTGATTCTGCAGGAGTTATTCCGGATATAGTATCCCATACTGCTCAGGTGCCTTATAATGATTTGGAATCTTTAGAAAGCATCATCTCTAAAAGTGATGATATTGCGGCATTTATAATAGAGCCTGTAATGGGAAATGTCGGCCCGATTCTTCCGGGGGATGATTATCTTCAGGAAGTCCGGAAAATAACAAAAGAGAATGATGTTCTTTTAATCTGCGATGAAGTAATATGCGGATATAGGGTAGGAATAGGCGGTGCACAGGTAAAATACAATATATCACCTGATCTTACAACCCTTGGAAAGATTGTCGGAGGTGGTCTTCCAATTGGTGTTTTTGGCGGAAGAAGGGATATTATGGAGATGGTTGCACCGGCAGGGCCTGTATATCAGGCAGGAACATTCAGCGGCAATCCTCTTTCGATGAGTGCCGGAATTGCAATGCTTGAATATATCCATAAAAACTCATTGATTTATCAGAAATTAGATGAGAATACAAGGATTATCCATGAATCAATTCCTAAGGGACATTCCTGTTCATTTGTAAGGCTTGGTTCGATGTTTAAGCTGTTTTTCAGAGATTCTCCTCCGAGAAATTATATTGAGGCAAAACAAAGCGATACACAAAAATTTGGAGAGTTTTGGAAGAAGATGTTAAAAGAAGGAATTTTTCTTCCGCCTTCTCAGTTTGAGACCAATTTTATCTCATCTGCCCATACCGATGAAGATATAGAAAAAATTGCCGGAGCATATAGCAGATGTCTTTGA
- the hemC gene encoding hydroxymethylbilane synthase codes for MSLKVGTRGSRLAMAQTNRVCDMLEKKGIETEIVVIKTVGDDKTNVPLHKVGGQGIFVRALDDAIINGEIDFAVHSMKDIPAKRPDGVKTCAVLKRDSPCDFLVHNCPLEEIKVVGTSSTRRKAQLLRGNLNPEIKELRGNVDTRLRKLENGEYDAIVLAEAGMERLGLNLPGTRLIPQWYVPSPNQGIIAVVCRDDSDLYSTLSVLDDPKTRRDSEVERSVMEEIGGGCFTPQGVYCEDGFLIAEVLSLDGKRYERIEDNGETVEEGRLIGRKLHEIAFDLIEEARQSLGIEDHYYNNN; via the coding sequence ATGTCTTTGAAGGTTGGAACACGTGGTTCACGCCTCGCAATGGCTCAGACAAATCGTGTCTGCGATATGCTTGAAAAAAAGGGGATTGAAACTGAAATAGTAGTGATAAAAACAGTAGGTGATGACAAGACAAATGTTCCTCTTCATAAGGTGGGAGGACAGGGAATATTTGTCAGAGCCCTTGATGATGCAATTATTAATGGTGAAATTGATTTCGCAGTTCACAGTATGAAAGATATTCCGGCAAAAAGGCCTGATGGGGTAAAAACCTGTGCTGTTCTAAAAAGAGATTCACCATGCGACTTTCTGGTGCACAACTGCCCTCTTGAAGAGATAAAAGTTGTTGGAACTTCAAGTACAAGAAGAAAAGCCCAGCTTTTAAGGGGCAATCTGAATCCAGAGATAAAAGAGCTTCGCGGCAATGTTGATACAAGGCTTCGGAAGCTTGAAAATGGAGAATATGATGCAATAGTTTTGGCAGAAGCCGGAATGGAGCGCCTTGGTCTTAATCTTCCTGGAACAAGACTGATTCCCCAGTGGTATGTTCCTTCTCCAAATCAGGGCATAATAGCAGTTGTATGCAGAGACGATTCTGATTTGTACTCTACACTCTCAGTTCTGGATGATCCTAAAACAAGGCGTGATTCAGAGGTAGAGAGGTCTGTGATGGAAGAGATTGGCGGAGGCTGTTTTACACCCCAGGGTGTCTACTGCGAAGATGGCTTTTTGATTGCCGAAGTTTTATCACTTGACGGGAAAAGATATGAAAGAATAGAAGACAATGGCGAAACTGTTGAGGAAGGCAGGCTAATCGGGAGAAAACTTCACGAAATTGCATTTGATTTAATAGAAGAGGCACGTCAGAGTCTTGGGATTGAAGACCATTATTACAATAATAATTAA
- the cobA gene encoding uroporphyrinogen-III C-methyltransferase translates to MTGKVYLVGSGPGGLGLMTFRAREVIDSADVILYDQLPGEEVLASLPDVEKIDVGKYGGKHTKEQDEIEKLMVKFAQEEKTVVRLKGGDPFLFGRGGEEMETLRKYGIRVEMVPGVTSAIAVPECVGIPVTHRKFASQVTFLTGHEDPKKEESAINWKWLADSPGTIVILMGVKNLPDITKTLIENGMDEKKPVAIIERGLRPDQRVTIGNLDTISLIAGEKGVKPPAIIVIGEVVTLFDEE, encoded by the coding sequence ATGACAGGCAAAGTTTATCTTGTTGGTTCAGGTCCGGGAGGTCTTGGACTCATGACCTTTCGCGCAAGGGAAGTTATTGACAGTGCTGATGTAATTTTATATGATCAATTGCCCGGAGAAGAGGTTTTAGCCTCACTTCCTGATGTTGAAAAAATTGATGTTGGAAAATACGGCGGGAAACATACAAAAGAGCAGGATGAGATTGAGAAACTGATGGTTAAATTTGCACAGGAGGAGAAAACTGTTGTGCGTTTGAAAGGCGGAGATCCTTTCCTGTTTGGCCGCGGCGGAGAAGAGATGGAAACTCTTCGCAAATATGGCATCCGTGTAGAGATGGTGCCTGGTGTTACAAGCGCAATTGCAGTTCCGGAATGTGTAGGAATTCCTGTTACGCACAGAAAATTTGCATCACAGGTTACTTTTTTAACCGGTCATGAGGATCCAAAAAAAGAGGAGTCGGCTATTAACTGGAAGTGGCTTGCAGATTCTCCTGGTACAATTGTAATTTTAATGGGTGTAAAAAACCTGCCTGATATTACAAAGACTTTGATTGAAAATGGTATGGATGAGAAAAAGCCTGTTGCAATTATAGAACGAGGCCTACGTCCTGACCAGAGAGTCACTATAGGTAATCTTGATACGATATCTCTCATAGCCGGAGAAAAAGGCGTAAAACCTCCGGCAATTATTGTAATCGGTGAGGTTGTAACACTCTTTGATGAAGAATGA
- the fhcD gene encoding formylmethanofuran--tetrahydromethanopterin N-formyltransferase yields MQINGVEIIDTYAEAFPIWFSRIIITADDYELAKIAATEATGFATSAIACPCEAGIERMYSPEETPDNRPGISIFICTARKNMRENVASRIGQCILTAATASVFDGFPKATTRFSTRMHYFGDSYESRCIIGGRKCWKIPVMQGGFIGEENFGAVKGIAGGNFFIMGNSQKAALAGAKAAVRAFENSEGIIAGFPGGIVSSGSKVASKNYKFPMSASTNHRFCPTLRDKIPDTLVPKDVNSIYEIVINGLNEDFIEKAMKNGILAAVKEKGVLYIGAGNYDGKLGTNNFYLHDILKDFA; encoded by the coding sequence ATGCAGATAAACGGAGTCGAAATAATAGATACATATGCAGAAGCATTTCCGATATGGTTTTCAAGAATAATCATTACGGCAGATGATTATGAACTGGCAAAAATTGCCGCAACAGAAGCAACAGGATTTGCAACTTCAGCCATAGCATGTCCCTGTGAGGCGGGAATTGAAAGAATGTATTCTCCTGAGGAAACTCCTGACAATAGACCGGGAATTTCAATTTTTATTTGTACAGCACGAAAAAATATGCGGGAGAATGTAGCTTCGAGAATCGGGCAGTGTATACTTACTGCCGCAACTGCATCTGTATTTGACGGATTTCCCAAAGCTACAACCAGATTTTCTACAAGAATGCATTATTTTGGCGATTCTTATGAATCACGCTGTATAATTGGAGGCAGAAAATGCTGGAAAATTCCTGTTATGCAGGGAGGATTCATTGGTGAGGAAAATTTTGGTGCTGTTAAAGGAATTGCAGGCGGAAATTTTTTTATCATGGGTAATTCACAAAAAGCAGCACTTGCCGGTGCAAAGGCCGCTGTAAGGGCGTTCGAAAACAGTGAAGGAATTATTGCAGGATTCCCCGGAGGAATCGTCTCTTCAGGTTCTAAGGTTGCAAGCAAAAATTACAAATTTCCAATGTCTGCAAGCACAAATCACAGATTCTGCCCGACTTTAAGGGATAAAATTCCAGATACACTTGTACCAAAAGATGTAAATTCAATATATGAAATTGTAATTAACGGCCTTAATGAAGATTTTATTGAAAAAGCAATGAAAAATGGAATTTTAGCGGCTGTAAAAGAAAAAGGTGTTTTGTATATTGGTGCCGGTAACTATGATGGAAAACTTGGAACAAACAACTTCTATCTTCATGATATCCTAAAAGATTTTGCCTGA
- a CDS encoding 5-formyltetrahydrofolate cyclo-ligase: MREQKNKLRNIMRERRELLKPEERALKSEIICKNVFSIIRPGQTVMGFASKDIEVDTKPLLKMLLENNNPLVVPIIVKEDVSLRLSYVKDLADLVPSTFGVPEPIGNEIPVPDGAVDIVILPMLAFDKKGGRLGYGSGYYDRFLEKYPDVIKIALAFACQEADEVPLEDNDVPMDFVITENGVAFKKD; this comes from the coding sequence ATGCGCGAACAGAAAAATAAGCTTAGAAACATCATGCGGGAAAGAAGAGAACTGCTTAAACCAGAAGAACGTGCCTTAAAAAGTGAGATTATTTGCAAAAATGTTTTTTCAATTATAAGGCCGGGACAGACTGTTATGGGCTTTGCTTCCAAGGATATCGAAGTTGACACAAAACCCCTTTTAAAAATGCTTCTTGAAAACAATAACCCTCTTGTAGTTCCAATTATCGTTAAAGAAGACGTCAGTTTAAGACTTTCTTATGTAAAAGATTTAGCAGATCTTGTTCCAAGTACTTTTGGTGTTCCTGAACCAATCGGAAATGAAATTCCTGTTCCAGATGGAGCTGTAGATATTGTAATTCTTCCAATGCTTGCATTCGACAAAAAAGGCGGTCGTCTCGGATATGGATCAGGATATTACGACAGATTCCTTGAAAAATATCCTGATGTCATAAAAATTGCCCTGGCTTTCGCATGTCAGGAGGCTGATGAAGTGCCTCTGGAAGATAATGATGTGCCAATGGATTTTGTTATCACAGAAAATGGTGTTGCATTTAAAAAAGATTAG
- a CDS encoding ROK family protein, which produces MNDTNSNVIAIDIGASHTRVSLFSKKRILKYKVSKTPNTGNSGDVISDLIISLIRSELSASEITSVKSIGVSSAGSLNTKSGEIINSPNMNFPKIKIKQPLEEEFSKDVFLINDCRSGVLGEIFADRNLLKKDVVYITFSTGIGAGAYIDGNHLSGKKGNAGEAGHFFVDSKYSLHCRCGGFGHWEAYSSGTGIPAFFKAFCSDMRYNPKIPEEITPEFILRNASQNTEIFYEFADELSKINGHGISTIIAAYSPDIIILDGPVVQNNSDVIINGINRYTDRYLDMPDIKLSSLEGFAPLYGAAYFAMTHTGNKEND; this is translated from the coding sequence ATGAATGATACAAATTCCAATGTGATAGCTATTGATATAGGCGCGTCACACACCAGAGTTTCTCTTTTTTCTAAAAAAAGGATCTTAAAATATAAAGTTTCAAAAACTCCAAATACCGGTAATTCCGGAGATGTTATCTCAGATTTGATAATATCCCTTATCCGCTCGGAATTGTCAGCGAGTGAAATAACCTCCGTTAAAAGTATTGGGGTTTCATCTGCAGGCTCCCTCAATACAAAAAGTGGAGAGATAATAAATTCTCCAAACATGAATTTTCCAAAAATAAAAATCAAACAACCACTTGAAGAGGAATTTTCAAAAGATGTTTTTCTGATTAATGACTGCCGTTCAGGAGTCCTGGGCGAAATTTTTGCTGATAGAAATCTTTTAAAAAAAGATGTTGTATATATCACATTTTCAACAGGAATTGGTGCAGGAGCATATATTGATGGAAATCACCTTTCCGGAAAAAAAGGAAATGCCGGAGAAGCAGGACATTTTTTTGTTGACAGCAAATACTCTCTTCACTGCAGATGCGGGGGTTTTGGCCACTGGGAAGCATATTCTTCAGGAACTGGTATCCCTGCATTTTTCAAAGCGTTCTGCAGCGACATGAGATACAATCCAAAAATTCCTGAAGAAATAACCCCCGAATTCATTCTTAGAAATGCTTCTCAAAATACAGAGATTTTTTATGAATTCGCTGACGAACTGTCAAAAATTAACGGCCACGGAATATCAACAATTATTGCGGCCTACTCTCCGGATATAATAATCCTTGACGGGCCGGTTGTCCAAAACAACAGTGATGTTATTATTAATGGAATAAACAGATATACTGACAGATACCTGGACATGCCGGATATTAAATTAAGTAGTCTTGAAGGATTTGCACCACTTTATGGTGCGGCATATTTTGCAATGACACATACTGGTAATAAAGAAAATGACTGA
- a CDS encoding CheR family methyltransferase — MTDADFETLKRSIEKILGIQCRCYKEDYIKRRLLSRMRITGKERYKDYNTLLISDKNEQELLRNALTINVTKFYRDKEVFDLLRTEIFPDIIRSKGRMRIWSAGCATGEEPYTLALIINDLTRLKPDVQVTIFATDIDREVLKKAKDGIYEKRSLENLSESQIRRHFNETGDGKFEVKNHLKEMIRFSHHDLMSGKPATNYLDMILCRNVTIYFTEEQKNDLARMFHPALISKGFYVMGKTEFMGREVEQLYEPYNALQKIYTKN, encoded by the coding sequence ATGACAGATGCGGATTTTGAGACACTGAAGAGGTCAATAGAAAAAATCCTTGGAATTCAATGTCGCTGTTATAAGGAAGATTATATTAAAAGGCGTTTACTTTCAAGGATGCGTATTACCGGAAAAGAGAGATATAAGGATTATAATACTCTGCTGATCTCCGATAAAAATGAACAGGAGCTTTTAAGAAATGCTCTTACAATCAATGTCACCAAATTTTACAGAGACAAAGAGGTTTTTGATCTTTTAAGAACAGAAATTTTCCCCGATATAATCAGAAGTAAAGGGCGAATGAGAATCTGGAGTGCAGGCTGTGCAACCGGAGAAGAGCCATATACACTTGCTTTAATAATAAATGATTTAACCCGCTTAAAGCCTGATGTTCAGGTTACTATATTTGCAACTGATATCGACAGGGAAGTTTTGAAAAAAGCCAAAGATGGAATATATGAAAAAAGGTCACTTGAAAATTTGTCTGAAAGTCAGATAAGAAGACATTTTAATGAAACAGGTGATGGTAAATTTGAGGTTAAAAACCATTTAAAAGAGATGATAAGATTTTCACATCATGATCTAATGAGTGGAAAACCTGCTACAAATTATCTTGATATGATTTTATGCAGAAATGTAACTATCTATTTCACTGAAGAGCAGAAAAACGATCTTGCAAGAATGTTTCATCCGGCATTGATCTCTAAGGGTTTTTATGTGATGGGAAAAACTGAGTTCATGGGTCGCGAAGTAGAACAATTATATGAGCCTTATAATGCTCTTCAAAAAATTTATACAAAAAATTAA